One Vanrija pseudolonga chromosome 5, complete sequence genomic window, CGGGGCCTGGCGGTTAGGATACACCCAAACGCACCCGGTGGCATACCAGTGGCCTCCCCTGCCCGGCCCACATGCACTCCACTCTACGCGGCCATGCGTCAGCCATGCTTTGTGTGCCAGCCATGCACATCACACACTGCCCTGCCCGCTGTGAATCGCCTGAGTGGAATAGAATACATCAACGAGTATATGATTTAAGCAATCTACTTGAGTCGTGTGCCGTGATTTTGCTCCCCCCCCCGCCCGTTTCACCATTGTGTGAaagcgcgacgcgtcgcttGGACTAATCGCCTTAGTCTCGACACGCTGCCACGTGCAAGCCTAATTGTCACTTCAAGACAAGCTTTGGCCAATGCACGCGGGCATGCACGCGCTCACCACGCGCACACCTCGCACGCGTCTCTCCTCCATCGACGACGCTCCAAGGCCCCCTGGCCATGGCCTGGAAcccccgctcaccccgcccaccccgctcAATGTGCAGACACAATGTGCCTGCGTCCCCTTACATGAACTTTGCAAACAGGCCGTCCTTGCGCCGCCGGTCACGGCTCGGCACGTCGGCCACCTGCTGTAGGTTGGCCAGAGACTGTAACGAACGCATCACCTGCGCGCGGTCAGCACTCTGTAACGATAAAAACACGGTCACGACGCGACATCCCCAGGACCCAGGAGGATATGTATCAAGCGCGTCGGTTTCGCGGTCTTGTTCGGGGTCCTGGTTGCCGCGTCGTTTTTCTCGTCCCTCAACTTacctgctcgagcttgtccttTCTGTCCTGCAGCTCCAGATGCGCGCGGATTCTGGGGTTCTCGAGCGCAAACTTCTTGATCTCGTCccggtcgaggtcgtacAGAATTCGCGAGTCGATCTCACGAGGGAACTGATCGCCGAGTTAGCGCCATCCGGCCGAGAAGCCACTGTGGCATACTTACCTGGTAGAAGAActgctcgagaagctcaaTGTTGATGAACATTGTACTCGTGTATGCAAGcttctcggcgacgaccgagaGGAACACTTCGGGGCAGAACGCCGCCTGCTCGGGCCCAGTACGGCAACGTTTTGATCGGATGGCCTGCTGGCGCATCTtgagcagggcgaggcggttGGAAAGGAGCAATGCGTGGCGACCGTCGATAATCTGGGCGGGCGAATACTTGTATGCGTCGAGCACGGGTGCGgggtcgtcggtcgtcgtatcctcgccctcggtaGGTGCAGGCTTGGCCTTGCGTTTCTCCTCCCACTTCTCCAGATCAGACACATGCTTGATGAGGCCGTTCAACCGCCGGCTGCCACCGACACGGTTGCGGATCTCGCCGAGCTTAGCGTCACAGagcttgacctcgtcgttgAACTTGGCATCGGCGCGGTCACGCCCGCGAGCCCATTCCCGGTCCTCGATTTCGACCTCGTATTTGAACGGCTTGATACTGTTCTCAACCTGGTCTGCAGTGAGGCCCATGCGCTGCCGCAAGATGGCATGCGAGAAGTCGACAATGCGCTCGGTAGCCTCAGGGTGGAATGTGAAGGGTTCGCCTTGAGCGATCGAGTCTATCAGACCGCGCAATCCATCCGCGACCATATTCGTCGAATCACGGCCTACACCAGACTTGGTAAGTAGCGATGATGCCGTCTCAAGTTTGTAACGCCAATATGAGTCGAGGTCTTCTTCGGTTGCCAGCTTGCGATCCTCGCCTAGTGtcgtgagctcggcggcacgggaGTCGGTCCAGTAGAGCTGTTCCAAGATGTCCATGACCTTGTCCTCAAGCAGGTTGGTGAGCTTGGAACGGACAGCCGGCTTGGTGAACTGAGCCGTGTAATCCTTGAAGCGCGCCTTGAGGGCGTCTGTGGTCTCGGCGACGTACGACTCGGACGTGATGCGGCGGTCGTTGTACTGAACCTTGAACTGGTAGCTGGCCTCTTCCAGCTCAAGCTGCACGGCATTGGTGATGCCATGCAGGTTGGATGCCATGCTTGTCTCAAGCACGTCcatgaggcggcggcggagagtGTCGGTACCAGTGAGGAGACGGTTGCCCCTTcggtcgcgcgcagcgaACACCCGAGCATTCTCTCCGCCAAAGAACTCCTCCTCGCGTTTCATAACCTGGCTAGTGATGGTGGTGTTCGAGTCACCTCTGATCGAGCTGAACACGCCACCGGCCTTGGGAGGAACCTTGCAGACCACGCCGACGTAGCCGAGATGAAGAGGGTACTTTTCTCCGCGGATAATCTGGGCGCCCTGCTGAGGCGTCACGAGGTCCATCTTGGTCACGACACCGATCGTGCGGTTACCGAGCGGGTCAACACGGCGGCTTGCTCGCAGCGCAGGCGAGTTGGCGAGATCGACGTCTGCGGCACATACCGCGAGAATAATGTTCGGCTCGCGAATGTACTTCTCACAGAGGTTGGCGATGCTCTCACGAAGGTTCTCGGGCTGGTCCATCGATGCGATCTGCACGTAGCCGGGCAGGTCGATGAGTGTGAGATCGGGGACATTGGGCGAGTGGATCTGGAGGTGGATAGGCTCGTCGGTGACGCAGAGTTCGGCAGGGACAGAGAGGTTGAGGTCGGTCAATGTCTTTTGGATCTGCGAGAAGTTGGTCACCTTGCCAAGGTGAGGCATGTCGGGGAAGACACCGTACTCGGCGGGCTGATTGGACGCCTTGTTGACCGGGGTGTGGATGAGGGTGAGCTCAATGGGCCGGCGAGTGACCATGTTGTCGCCCCTGCGGCGTTAGCTTCACTTATCATATCACTAGCTGCGCTCACTTTGGCAAGAACTCGTGTCCGACAATAGCCTCAAGCACACTGCTCTTTCCCGAGCTCTGCGATCCGATCACCACAATAGAGGGCAGCTTGAGTGCGTCGCTCTGGTCGATACTGAGCAAGACGGTGCGGATTTCGATGAGCTTGCGGGTAAGCTGAAGGAGCTGGTGCTCCGGCCCGCTGCCATCGCTGAAGGGGTCGGACGctcctcgctcgtcgtcaagcTTGGCtccaacagcagcagcaacggcgacggccgcagcctcctctccaccaccgccgttgTTCTGCGGCTCTTCTTGCCTGCCACCCGAGTGGCCGTCCTCCCCACCGCTGCTCTTGCTGCCCGACTGCTCGTTCCGAACAAACTGTGTCGTGAAGGCCTCCCACCACTCCTGGGTGCCCTGGCGGAGGGCATCTGCTCGTGACTGTGCTTCTGCCGCAGCGCCGTTGATGCcgtccgaggccgacttGCCGAGCGATGAcagcgtgctcgacgtcgtatccagcgccgaggacagGGTACTTGATGTGGCATCATAcgctgcgccgagcgtcCCAGCGGTCGTGTTGTACGCTGAGGACACTGTGTCCTGGAGCTCGCCGAACAGCTCTGCCGTCTTGGTCCGCACGCCTGGGGTCAGCCGCCGCTCCAACCACATACTCACTTTCAAACTTGTAGTTGGCGTacccgacgccgccggcgccgacagccGCGCCGTACATCGGGACCCTAAAGGCGCGGGCCATCATACGTGGGATCGCACCGAACGAGATCGCGCGAACGTGCAAGGCCCGGGCCGGGATCGTGACCCGTCCCACGGGGAGGGCGGCCGCAGGCCGGTGGGCCTGCGACAGCAGCAAGccggggcgtgggcgggccatcgcgagcgcgcgcgtgcgcagcgGAGCGGCTACGACGCGGCGGTACATTGTGTTGTGTGGAGGAAGGTTGAAGTCAAGGAGCGTGGTCTAAGTCGTTTTCTGGAAGTCGTGAAGGCGCTCGTGGTATACGGCGTAAAAGTACAGGCCGGCCGCTGGCCTCTGTACTGTTGATCGACCTGGTGCTtgtgtgtgtttgtgtgGTTGTAAATGCTCTTGTGAGCGATGGAGAGATGCGGGAATCCGTTGTTGGGTCGTTGCCGAAGGAATTCGACGATGACGGGTGGCAAACGGCCAACATCGGCACATCGCAAGCGGGTGTGGGTTAATGGGACCCTAATGGGATTTTGACCCCGCTAATTGGCCAATTCTAATGCCCACGTGAGTTTCCCTGAGTCGACACACCAATCGTCATtccctcgcgcgcctcgcgcctgccAGTGGCTTCTTCCGATCCCAAAAATCAAAAGTTGGTCGGCATCTCAGCACACTTCTCGACAAACACAACCGCCAAAGCCAATGTCGCGCCTCGCAGCCCTCTCAACCCCACagaggcgctcgcgcacctctccgtcgccgtccccatcgccagcgccggcgccggcatcaCCCACGCGCGCAGCAGAGACGACGCACCACCGCATGCTCAagctcgtccttgccgaggtcAACAACGTGATCAATACCTGGGACGATGTTGTCGCGCACGACGGcctcaaggccggcaagggcTGCATCGACGAAGTGACCGAGATGGAGTGGGTCGGCTGGACACAGTCAGCAGGCACACAGACTGACAGCGTAGCAacatcctcctcctgcccGAGGGGCCAGAgcgcccgctcgtcgcgccccaCCTCGATGCACTGACGGCGTACCGCACCGCTCTGGAGGGCGTGATCGCTAAACTGGAGAAGCTTCTCTCCAAGCTTGCGGCGCTTGTCGAGCAGTCGGAGAAGGTCTTCTTTGACGCGTGCAAGGTCCAGACGTGGGACTTTGTGCTCACCGACCCCTTGTGGTTGTCTTGGACGTTGGAGAACTTTGGTGGGTGGTTGCCAGCGGACTTACCGTGCAACCGCTGACTCGCTCAGTGGACTCGCTCCCACCCCTGGTGACGGCCCATTCGAGGCACCTCGCAGAGCTCACGTCCCTCGCCAATGTCTtgctctcctcgtccacgaccTTTGAGGACGCGCGCACCACCCTCGAGCGCTGGCGCGACCTTGCGCGTGGTGGCGAGCGGTGGGAAGTAGTGCGAGAGTgggaggagctcgtcgagctcgagacggccCGTCCCGCGccggaggaagaggaggagatgACCCGACCCAAGCGCCGTGGAAAGCGGTAGTTTGGTCGTCGCCAATGGGAGACGCGGGGAGGCGGTGACGAGGAAGCTGGAAGCAAGCCCGCGTGGTGCACACCGCTGTGAGATGTGGGGCGGCCATGTCAGCTTGCTTCGCAAACAACGGCCAATCCCGTCAATCGAGTGGTGTGCATATCGCACTCCGGCTTGTCGATCCCGGGGCGCATAAATGGTGTGGGATGCCAATCCCTGCCTTTACTTCCCATTGCCACTCGGTCTTCACCTACTTCAAGCTCCCAACCTCGATGCTGGCAATCTTTAAACTGTCAGCATGGGGGGAGCCGTCTCACGCTGTCAAGgcgatggcctcgacgacaacgacgaaAGCCTCGGCATCGCCGAGTTGTTTGCACGGGCTCGTGAGGTGAgtgggctcggcgacgtggTGCACTTACGCCAAGCACAACAGACCGCGATGGGTCCGCCGCCTCCGACACCGATTCTCCACGCCCCTGGTGCCGTCAACGCAGAGGCAACGGAGGTCTTCAGAAATCGACTCGATGGGCGAGGTGCGCTCCGCAATATCTGCGATGGGAGGGTGGCACGAGGACCGTCATCAGCGAACGCAATGTCCAGTCGACGAAGTGCGCCAGCGGCCGGCCAAGCGAGGAACGAtcatgcggcggcggaacAGCAGCTCTGCGGACGAAATGCACAACACCTTCAGCAGTGGTTCACAAGCCCGGcacagctcggcgccagagCGTACACGGCACAGCAGCTCGCCAGAGGCCgggccgagcacgtcgcgcgccctTGCATGTGAGCCGTTGCGCCGGCCGGACGGGCaggccgcgctccgcctcctcctggaccgtgctcgacgagttgTTAGTCTCAGCTCTGACGGCGAACAGGGTGAGCGCGCAAGACTACTCCACAAGCGGCTGCCGGCCACACCGCCCGAGCTGCCGACCAAGACGACGTTTTCGtctgaggccgaggtcgtcccGGTGCTCTTCCATACTGCACAGAGCTATGTCCCTCGCACGCGGGCTACAGTGCGCGGCGTGTTCAAGAACAACGACTCGGACACAGACTCGTACGAGACGGAGACGATcagaacgccgccgccgcgcccgccgggACGCGCCGCTTTGCGCGGAGaagacagcgacgacgacgatacCGTGCCCGCGGCCCTTCGTGCCGTGCTCTTCCGCGCGATGAAGAAGTCGCCAAGTATGgtgtcggacgacgacgagcctgAGGTTCAGCCCGAACCCATCTTCCAGCCCAGTGTGCTTCTTCCCCGCCCGGTAGCAcccggctcgccgccgactgTCCGCGTCCGTCTGCGCTCCAAGACGCCGAGTATGAGCCCGAAGCCTGAGCCTGCGCTTCCGCTCCACGAGGTGGTTCTTGCCCCAGAGTGAGGCTTCggacggccgcgagggctTCACAGGGCCGAGAACACTTTGAACAACTTCGGACCATTCTGTTTCACCTTCCTGCGATcttcgcgccgcgcgtcgtgggAACGACCAAGGAGTCGATGTGCGGAAGTCATGCTATGTAGCATACATATGCCCGTGATGGATGTGTGTcgtgccagccagcctcggcACGTTGAAGTCTCTCCACTACGCCCTGGAGGCGCGCACTCGGCTTTGTCCGAAGTCTACAGGGTGGTCCCCGGAGATATCGCGAACATCGCGCCCCTGCTTACCGATATCCCAGGTGTCTATCGCCGCAGCTGAGTGAGGGCGTGCAACGTCGCGCATGCTACTGGACGCGTGAGTGAGCGAGACCCGGCTCACCGAGCAGCAAGTCATGGAGCGTGACTCAGGAGTGTGGCCTCGCTTGCAGCTGAAATGTAATCACCGAGGCGGCACCGAGGCCTCGACGTCATAGTCGGCTGGGTGCGCCCAGATATCTAGATCCACAGAGTATAAAGGTGGTGCTCTCATCGACTGCCCGTATCAATCCCACACtgcccgcccccaccgcaACGCATCCGCCATGCCGCTCAGCTACGAAGTCTTCAtcaccccgccgctcgcgttcgcgaccaaggccccgccgccgcccgacggcgcgcagtCCGAGTGGAACCCGCTCTCCACGACCCTCATctcgggcgagcgcgacgcagtcctcgtcgacccgccCTTCACGATCAAGGAgaccgaggccgtcgcgcagTGGTTCGCCGGGAAGAACAAGCGCCTCACGCACATCTTCGTGACCCACGGACACGGCGACCACTggttcggcgcggcgtcccTGCTCAAGCggttcggcggcgtcgttgtcgcgagcgcggggacgATCAAGGAGATGGAGAAGAGCCGCGTCGTCAAGGACGCCTACTGGGGCGCCATCTTCCCTGGGCACATTCCTGCGGACATCGCCAtcgagccgctcgccgcggagagcttcgcgctcgagggcgagacgctcgccatcgtcgaggcgggccaCACGGACACGGACGCAAGCACGTTCCTGCACGTGCCGAGTCTtgacctgctcgtcgccggaGACGTGGTCTACGACGGCCCGCACCAGATGCTCGCGGAAggcgcgggcgacgggctcgagcagtggctcaaggccgtcgacatcGCAGAGAGCTACAAGCCCAAACTCATCGTCGCGGGGCACAAGGTCgccgggcacgacgacgacgccgcgcgcatccTCGGCGAGACGCGCGCGTACCTCCAGACCGCGgtcgcgctgcgctcgtccgcggccgaccccgccgcgtGGTACAAGGCTATGAGGGAGAAGTTCCCCCAGCGTACCAACCCCCACGTTGCTTGgttcggcgcgctggctctGTACAAGTAGACAACATTGAGGTAGTTATGAATTGCAGGGTTGAAGAGGAAAAGGAAGAAGTGGCGACTAGGGCGGACCCCTGTGTCATGTGCACTCACTCCCCCGCTGAGCCCTTGTAGTAATACATGTGCCTATGGGCAGACACGTCCCATCTACTGTCtagtcgacgacgccgccctcgccccgcctaGTCGTCCCAGCCGCAGTACCGCGCGATCCAGCCCCGGGGACCACCGCCGAGAATGTCGTACCACAGCGTGTAAGTCAGCGCACCCGAGATCCACGGCAGCTTGGGatcgggctcgacgccgaggccgatcCGCACCATCTGCCACTCGTGCCATGTAGTAGTGACGCCCGCACCGACGAGCTTGACGGCACCAGGCTTGggcgcagccttggcctcccCGCCACCGAGAAGGCGCTGGACCAGCGGGCCTTGGGGGATGGCCCACGGCCCGAGTTTGGCCTTGGGTCCGTCAATCTCGCGGTTGAGAATCACGCGCGACGGCAGGTCGGGCACGAGGGCCGAGGGGCGAGCAATGCCCGCGAGATCGCATGCCCGGTtccgcagcgacgagctgatCAGCCCGCGGTCGTGCATCCCGCCCGTGAGGAGGATGGCTGGGCCCTCTGGCGCTGGGG contains:
- the msp1 gene encoding Protein msp1, mitochondrial, which encodes MYRRVVAAPLRTRALAMARPRPGLLLSQAHRPAAALPVGRVTIPARALHVRAISFGAIPRMMARAFRVPMYGAAVGAGGVGYANYKFESVRTKTAELFGELQDTVSSAYNTTAGTLGAAYDATSSTLSSALDTTSSTLSSLGKSASDGINGAAAEAQSRADALRQGTQEWWEAFTTQFVRNEQSGSKSSGGEDGHSGGRQEEPQNNGGGGEEAAAVAVAAAVGAKLDDERGASDPFSDGSGPEHQLLQLTRKLIEIRTVLLSIDQSDALKLPSIVVIGSQSSGKSSVLEAIVGHEFLPKGDNMVTRRPIELTLIHTPVNKASNQPAEYGVFPDMPHLGKVTNFSQIQKTLTDLNLSVPAELCVTDEPIHLQIHSPNVPDLTLIDLPGYVQIASMDQPENLRESIANLCEKYIREPNIILAVCAADVDLANSPALRASRRVDPLGNRTIGVVTKMDLVTPQQGAQIIRGEKYPLHLGYVGVVCKVPPKAGGVFSSIRGDSNTTITSQVMKREEEFFGGENARVFAARDRRGNRLLTGTDTLRRRLMDVLETSMASNLHGITNAVQLELEEASYQFKVQYNDRRITSESYVAETTDALKARFKDYTAQFTKPAVRSKLTNLLEDKVMDILEQLYWTDSRAAELTTLGEDRKLATEEDLDSYWRYKLETASSLLTKSGVGRDSTNMVADGLRGLIDSIAQGEPFTFHPEATERIVDFSHAILRQRMGLTADQVENSIKPFKYEVEIEDREWARGRDRADAKFNDEVKLCDAKLGEIRNRVGGSRRLNGLIKHVSDLEKWEEKRKAKPAPTEGEDTTTDDPAPVLDAYKYSPAQIIDGRHALLLSNRLALLKMRQQAIRSKRCRTGPEQAAFCPEVFLSVVAEKLAYTSTMFINIELLEQFFYQFPREIDSRILYDLDRDEIKKFALENPRIRAHLELQDRKDKLEQVMRSLQSLANLQQVADVPSRDRRRKDGLFAKFM